The Equus asinus isolate D_3611 breed Donkey chromosome 4, EquAss-T2T_v2, whole genome shotgun sequence genome has a segment encoding these proteins:
- the SBF1 gene encoding myotubularin-related protein 5 isoform X2: protein MARLADYFVLVAFGPHPRGSGEGQGQILQRFPEKDWEDNPFPQGIELFCQPSGWQLCPERNPPTFFVAVLTDINSERHYCACLTFWEPAEPTQEAVCTEDAPEREEEVDEGGPVRLSPAAPGPPGQLFAPKTLVLVSRLDHAEVFRNSLGLIYTIHVEGLNVGLENVIGNLLTCIIPLAGGSQRTISLGAGDRQVIQTPLADSLPISRCSVALLFRQLGITNVLSLFCAALTEHKVLFLSRSYQRLSDACRGLLALLFPLRYSFTYVPILPAQLLEVLSTPTPFIIGVNAAFQAETQELLDVIIADLDGGTVTVPECVHIPSLPEPLQSQTHSVLSMVLDPDLELADLAFPPPTTSTSSLKMQDKELRAVFLRLFAQLLQGYRWCLHMVRIHPEPVIRFHKAAFLGQRGLVEDDFLMKVLEGMAFAGFVSERGVPYRPTDLFDELVAHEVARMRADENHPQRVLRHVKELAEQLYKNENPYPAVAMHKVQRPGEASHLQRVPRPFPRLDEGMVQWIVDQATAKMQGAPPAVKAERRTTVPSGPPMTAILERSSGLHGNSARRLEVVRNCISYVFEGKMLEAKKLLPAVLRALKGRAARRCLAQELHLHVQQNRAVLDHQQFDFVVRMMNCCLQDCTSLDEHGIAAALLPLVTAFCRKLSPGVTQFAYSCVQEHVVWSTPQFWEAMFYGDVQTHIRALYLEPAEDRDPSQLGEAPAQDERSALDVASEQRRLWPTLSREKQQELVQKEESTVFSQAIHYANRMSYLLLPLDSSKSRLLRERAGLGDLESASNSLVTNSMAGSVAESYDTESGFEDAETCDVAGAVVRFINRFVDKVCTESGVTSDHLKGLHVMVPDIVQMHIETLEAVHRESKRLPPIQKPKLLRPRLLPGEECVLDGLRVYLLPDGREEGAGGSGGGPALLPAEGAIFLTTYRVIFTGMPADPLVGEQVVVRSFPVAALTKEKRISVQTPVDQLLQDGLQLRSCTFQLLKMAFDEEVGSDSAELFRKQLHKLRYPPDVRGTFAFALGSAHTPGRPARTTKDKGPSFRTLSRNLVKNAKKTIGRQYITRKKYNPPSWEHRGQPPPEDQEDEISVSEELEPSTLTPSSALKPSDRMTMNSLVERACCRDYQRLGLGTLSSSLSRAKSEPFRISPVNRMYAICRSYPGLLIVPQSVQDNALQRVSRCYRQNRFPVVCWRSGRSKAVLLRSGGLHSKGVVGLFKAQNAPSPGQSQADSSSLEQEKYLQAVVSSMPRYADASGRNTLSGFSSAHMGSHVPSPRARVTTLSNPMAASASRRTAPRGKWGSVRASGRSGGLGADVGSRLAGRDMLSSPQANGAPPDPGFLRPHRAALYIIGDKAQLKGVRPDPLQQWELVPIEVFEARQVKASFKKLLKACVPGCPAAEPGPASFLRSLEDSEWLIQIHKLLQVSVLVVELLDSGSSVLVSLEDGWDITTQVVSLVQLLSDPFYRTLEGFRLLVEKEWLSFGHRFSHRGAHTLAGQSSGFTPVFLQFLDCVHQVHLQFPMEFEFSPFYLKFLGYHHASCRFQTFLLDSDYERIELGLLYEEKGERRGQQACRSVWEYVDRLSKRTPMFYNYMYAPEDTEVLRPYSNVSNLKVWDFYTEETLAEGPPYDWELAQGPPEPPEEERPDGGAPQSRRRVVWPCYDSRPRAQPDAISRLLEELQRLETELGRPPERWKDTWDRVKAAQRLEGRPDGRGIPSSLLVSSVPHHRRSLGVYLQEGPVGSTLSLSLDSDQSSSSTASGSRQAARRSTSTLYSQFQTAESENRSYEGTLYKKGAFMKPWKARWFVLDKTKHQLRYYDHRVDTECKGVIDLAEVEAVAPGTPTMGAPKTVDEKAFFDVKTTRRVYNFCAQDVPSAQQWVDQIQSCLSDA, encoded by the exons ATGGCGCGGCTCGCGGACTACTTCGTGCTGGTGGCGTTCGGGCCGCATCCGCGCG GGAGTGGGGAAGGCCAGGGCCAGATCCTGCAGCGCTTCCCAGAGAAGGACTGGGAGGACAACCCGTTCCCCCAGGGCATCGAGCTG TTTTGCCAGCCCAGTGGGTGGCAGCTGTGTCCTGAGAGGAACCCACCGACCTTCTTTGTTGCCGTTCTCACTGACATCAACTCTGAGCGGCACTACTGCGCCTGCCTGACCTTCTGGGAGCCAGCAGAGCCCACACAG GAAGCAGTGTGCACCGAGGATGCCCCcgagagggaagaggaggtggaTGAGGGAGGCCCAGTGCGACTGTCACCTGCAGCGCCCGGcccgcctggccagctgtttgCTCCAAAGACGCTGGTGCTGGTGTCTCGACTGGACCACGCGGAGGTGTTCAGG AACAGCCTTGGTCTCATCTACACCATCCATGTGGAGGGCCTGAATGTGGGCCTGGAGAACGTGATTGGGAACCTGCTCACATGCATCATCCCCCTGGCTGGGGGCTCGCAG AGAACCATCTCATTGGGGGCTGGCGACCGGCAGGTCATCCAGACCCCGCTCGCCGACTCGCTGCCCATCAGCCGCTGTAGCGTCGCCCTGCTCTTCCGCCAGCTGG GTATCACCAACGTGCTGTCTTTGTTCTGTGCTGCTCTCACGGAGCACAAGGTGCTCTTCTTGTCTCGGAGCTACCAGAGGCTCTCAGACGCCTGCCGGGGGCTCCTGGCACTGCTGTTCCCTCTCAGATACAG CTTCACCTATGTGCCCATCCTGCCGGCACAGCTCCTGGAAGTCCTCAGCACACCCACCCCCTTCATCATTGGAGTCAATGCGGCCTTCCAGGCAGAGACCCAGGAGCTG CTGGACGTGATTATTGCTGATCTTGATGGAGGGACGGTGACTGTCCCCGAGTGTGTGCACATTCCATCCCTGCCAGAGCCACTGCAGAGTCAGACACACAGTGTTCTTAGCATG GTCCTGGATCCAGACCTGGAGTTGGCAGATCTCGCCTTCCCCCCACCCACGACATCCACTTCCTCCCTGAAGATGCAG GACAAGGAGCTGCGTGCCGTCTTTCTGCGGCTCTTTGCTCAGCTCCTGCAGGGCTACCGCTGGTGTCTGCACATGGTCCGAATCCACCCAGAGCCTGTCATCCGTTTTCATAAG GCAGCCTTCCTGGGCCAGCGTGGGCTGGTGGAGGATGATTTCCTGATGAAGGTGCTGGAGGGCATGGCTTTTGCAGGCTTCGTGTCGGAGCGTGGGGTCCCTTACCGCCCTACGGACCTGTTTGATGAG tTGGTGGCCCACGAGGTGGCACGGATGCGGGCGGATGAGAACCACCCCCAGCGTGTCCTGCGTCACGTCAAGGAACTGGCAGAGCAGCTCTATAAGAAC GAGAACCCATACCCCGCTGTGGCTATGCACAAGGTGCAGAGACCAGGGGAGGCCAGTCACCTGCAGCGGGTGCCCCGGCCCTTCCCCCGGCTGGACGAGGGCATGGTGCAGTGGATTGTGGACCAGGCCACGGCCAAGATGCAGGGTGCACCCCCGGctgtgaaggctgagaggagGACAACTGTGCCCTCAGGTCCCCCCATGA CTGCCATACTGGAGCGGAGCAGCGGGCTCCATGGCAACAGTGCACGCCGTCTGGAGGTGGTCCGAAACTGCATCTCCTATGTCTTTGAGGGAAAGATGCTTGAGGCCAAGAAG CTGCTCCCGGCTGTGCTGAGGGCCCTGAAGGGGCGTGCGGCCCGCCGCTGCCTCGCCCAGGAGCTACACCTGCATGTGCAGCAGAACCGGGCAGTCTTGGACCACCAGCAGTTTGACTTCGTCGTCCGCATGATGAACTGCTGCCTGCAG GACTGCACCTCCCTGGATGAGCATGGCATAGCAGCTGCTCTACTGCCCCTGGTCACGGCCTTCTGCCGG AAGCTGAGCCCGGGGGTGACGCAGTTTGCGTATAGCTGCGTGCAGGAGCATGTGGTGTGGAGCACGCCGCAGTTCTGGGAGGCCATGTTCTATGGGGATGTACAGACCCACATCCGAGCCCTCTACTTGGAGCCTGCCGAGGACCGAGACCCCTCCCAG CTTGGAGAGGCGCCTGCACAGGATGAGCGCTCTGCCCTGGACGTGGCGTCTGAGCAGCGGCGTCTGTGGCCAACCCTGAGCCGtgagaagcagcaggagctggTTCAGAAGGAGGAGAGCACAGTGTTCAGCCAGGCCATCCACTACGCCAACCGCATGAGTTACCTGCTGTTGCCCCTGGACAGCAGCAAGAGCCGCCTGCTGCGGGAGCGTGCGGGGCTGGGTGACCTGGAGAGCGCCAGCAACAGCCTGGTCACCAACAG CATGGCGGGCAGTGTGGCGGAGAGCTATGACACGGAAAGCGGCTTCGAGGATGCAGAGACCTGCGATGTGGCTGGGGCTGTGGTCCGCTTCATCAACCGCTTCGTGGACAAGGTCTGCACAGAGAGTGGGGTCACCAGCGACCACCTCAAGGGGCTGCATGTCATGGTGCCAG ACATTGTCCAGATGCACATCGAGACCCTGGAGGCCGTGCACCGAGAGAGCAAGAGGCTGCCCCCCATCCAGAAG CCCAAACTGCTGCGGCCGCGCCTGCTGCCTGGAGAGGAGTGTGTGCTGGACGGCCTACGTGTCTACCTGCTGCCAGACGGGCGAGAGGAGGGCGcagggggcagtgggggagggccTGCACTGCTCCCAGCCGAGGGCgccatcttcctcaccacatACAGGGTCATCTTTACGGGGATGCCCGCCGACCCCCTGG TGGGGGAACAGGTGGTGGTCCGCTCCTTCCCGGTGGCTGCACTGACCAAGGAGAAGCGCATCAGCGTCCAGACCCCCGTGGACCAGCTCCTGCAAGACGGGCTGCAGCTGCGCTCTTGCACATTCCAG CTGCTGAAGATGGCCTTTGACGAGGAGGTGGGGTCTGACAGCGCCGAGCTCTTCCGCAAGCAGCTGCACAAGCTGCGTTACCCGCCGGACGTCAGGGGCACCTTCGCCTTTGCCCTGGGCTCCGCCCACACGCCTGGCCGGCCGGCCCGCACCACCAAGGACAAGGGTCCTTCCTTCAG GACCTTGTCCCGGAACCTCGTGAAGAATGCCAAGAAGACCATCGGGCGGCAGTATATCACTCGGAAAAAGTACAACCCCCCAAGTTGGGAGCACCGGGGCCAGCCACCCCCTGAGGACCAGGAGGACGAGATCTCAG TGTCGGAGGAGCTGGAGCCCAGCACGCTGACCCCCTCCTCGGCCCTGAAGCCCTCGGACCGCATGACCATGAACAGCTTGGTGGAGCGGGCGTGCTGCCGGGACTACCAGCGCCTGGGCCTGGGCACACTGAGCAGCAGCCTGAGCCGCGCCAAGTCCGAGCCCTTCCGCATCTCCCCAGTCAACCGCATGTATGCCATCTGCCGCAG CTACCCTGGGCTGCTGATCGTCCCGCAGAGCGTCCAGGACAATGCCCTGCAGCGGGTCTCCCGCTGCTACCGCCAGAACCGCTTCCCCGTGGTCTGCTGGCGCAGCGGGCGCTCCAAGGCCGTGCTGCTGCGCTCAGGGGGCCTGCACAGCAAGGGTGTGGTCGGCCTTTTCAAGGCCCAGAATGCACCTTCTCCAG GCCAGTCCCAGGCGGACTCCAGCAGCTTGGAGCAGGAGAAGTACTTGCAGGCTGTGGTCAGCTCCATGCCCCGCTATGCTGATGCTTCAGGACGCAACACCCTCAGCGGCTTCTCCTCGGCCCACATGGGCAGCCACG TGCCCAGCCCCAGAGCCAGGGTCACCACGCTGTCCAACCCCATGGCGGCCTCGGCCTCCAGACGGACCGCTCCCCGAG GTAAATGGGGCAGTGTCCGGGCCAGTGGGCGCAGTGGTGGGCTTGGTGCTGACGTGGGCTCCCGGCTAGCAGGCAGAGACATGCTGAGTTCCCCCCAAGCCAATGGGGCTCCCCCTGACCCGGGATTTTTGCGGCCACACCGTGCAGCTCTCTACATCATTGGGGACAAAGCCCAGCTCAAG GGTGTGCGGCCAGACCCCCTGCAGCAGTGGGAGCTGGTGCCCATCGAGGTGTTTGAGGCACGGCAGGTGAAGGCCAGCTTCAAGAAGCTGCTGAAGGCGTGTGTCCCGGGCTGTCCTGCTGCCGAGCCCGGCCCAGCCTCCTTCCTGCGCTCGCTGGAGGACTCAGAGTGGCTGATCCAG ATCCACAAGCTGCTGCAGGTGTCGGTGCTGGTGGTGGAGCTCCTGGACTCGGGCTCCTCCGTCCTGGTGAGCCTGGAGGATGGCTGGGACATCACCACCCAG GTGGTATCCCTGGTGCAGCTGCTCTCAGACCCCTTCTATCGCACCCTGGAGGGCTTCCGTCTGCTGGTGGAGAAGGAGTGGCTCTCCTTTGGCCATCGATTCAGCCACCGAGGGGCCCACACCCTGGCCGGGCAGAGCAGTGGCTTCACACCTGTCTTCCTGCAGTTCTTGGACTGCGTGCACCAG GTCCACCTGCAGTTCCCCATGGAATTCGAGTTCAGCCCATTCTACCTCAAGTTCCTTGGCTACCACCATGCGTCTTGCCGCTTCCAGACCTTCCTGCTCGACTCAGACTACGAGCGCATCGAGCTGG GGCTGCTGTACGAGGAGAAGGGGGAGCGAAGGGGCCAGCAGGCGTGCAGGTCTGTGTGGGAATACGTGGACCGGCTGAGTAAGAGGACACCCATGTTCTACAACTATATGTATGCGCCTGAGGACACAGAG GTTCTGCGGCCCTACAGCAACGTGTCCAACCTGAAGGTGTGGGACTTCTACACTGAAGAGACGCTGGCCGAGGGCCCCCCCTACGACTGGGAGCTGGCCCAGGGCCCCCCCGAGCCCCCAGAGGAGGAGCGGCCTGATGGGGGTGCGCCCCAGAGCAGGCGCCGTGTGGTGTGGCCCTGCTATGACAGCCGCCCCCGAGCCCAGCCCGATGCCATCTCACGCCTGCTGGAG GAGCTGCAGCGGCTGGAGACAGagctgggccggccccctgagcGCTGGAAGGACACCTGGGACCGGGTGAAGGCTGCACAGCGCCTTGAAGGCCGGCCAGATGGACGT ggtATCCCCAGCTCCCTGCTGGTGTCCAGCGTGCCCCACCACCGCCGCTCGCTGGGTGTGTACCTGCAGGAGGGGCCTGTGGGCTCCACCCTGAGCCTCAGCCTGGACAGTGACCAGAGCAGCAGCTCAACTGCATCTGGCTCCCGCCAGGCAGCCCGCCGCAGCACCAGCACCCTGTACAGCCAGTTCCAGACAGCTGAGAGTGAAAACAG GTCCTATGAGGGCACCCTGTACAAGAAAGGGGCCTTCATGAAGCCCTGGAAGGCCCGCTGGTTCGTGCTGGACAAGACCAAGCACCAG CTGCGCTACTATGACCACCGCGTGGATACGGAGTGCAAGGGTGTCATCGACCTGGCAGAGGTGGAGGCTGTGGCGCCTGGCACTCCTACTATGGGCGCCCCCAAGACCGTGGATGAGAAGGCCTTCTTTGAC GTGAAGACGACGCGTCGTGTTTACAACTTCTGTGCCCAGGACGTGCCGTCGGCCCAGCAGTGGGTGGACCAGATCCAGAGCTGCCTGTCAGACGCCTGA